In Panicum virgatum strain AP13 chromosome 4N, P.virgatum_v5, whole genome shotgun sequence, a single window of DNA contains:
- the LOC120668767 gene encoding benzyl alcohol O-benzoyltransferase-like encodes MASLLPAFTVRRGEPVLVAPAEPTPREVKPLSDIDDGEGMRFYSSGIHLYRSNPAKAGQDPARVIREALARALVPYYPLAGRLREEQGRKLVVDCAGQGVMFAEADADLTADDFGDVQSPPFPCFERFILESTTIAGVEPVVDRPLLYIQVTRLRCGGFIFGQRFCHCIVDAPGGMQFEKAICELACGAGAPSVAPAWGREMFMARRPPRPSYPHLEYREPAGGHDRMLSTPPADMARVPFFFGPREIAGLRQRAPPGMRCSRFELVAACIWRSRAAALGYAPGEEVRLSFIVNARGRPEIPLPEGFYGNAFAYSVAATTAGELCGKDLGYALELVKKAKSAVTYDYLLSVADLMVLQGRPLFALSRTYIVSDVSHAGFKSVDFGWGEAVYGGPAKGGEGPLLGVTNYFSRAKNGKGEEGTVVPICLPKDAMEKFQLEVQGLTAEL; translated from the coding sequence ATGGCGTCGTTGCTGCCGGCGTTCACGGTGCGGCGGGGGGAGCCGGTGCTGGTGGCGCCGGCGGAGCCCACGCCGCGGGAGGTCAAGCCGCTGTCGGACATCGACGACGGGGAGGGCATGCGGTTCTACAGCTCGGGGATCCACCTGTACCGCAGCAACCCGGCCAAGGCGGGGCAGGACCCGGCCAGGGTCATCCGGGAGGCGCTCGCCAGGGCGCTCGTCCCGTACTACCCGCTCGCGGGCCGCCTCCGCGAGGAGCAAGGGAGGAAGCTCGTCGTCGACTGCGCCGGCCAGGGCGTCATGTTCGCCGAGGCCGACGCCGACCTCACCGCCGACGACTTCGGGGACGTGCAGAGCCCGCCGTTCCCGTGCTTCGAGCGCTTCATCCTGGAGAGCACCACCATCGCCGGCGTCGAGCCCGTCGTCGACCGCCCTCTGCTCTACATCCAGGTGACGCGGCTCAGGTGCGGGGGCTTCATCTTCGGCCAGCGCTTCTGCCACTGCATCGTGGACGCCCCGGGCGGCATGCAGTTCGAGAAGGCCATCTGCGAGCTCgcgtgcggcgccggcgcgccgtcgGTGGCGCCGGCGTGGGGCAGGGAGATGTTCATGGCGCGGCGGCCCCCGCGGCCGTCGTACCCGCACCTCGAGTACCGCGAGCCGGCGGGCGGACACGACAGGATGCTGTCGACGCCCCCGGCCGACATGGCGCGcgtccccttcttcttcgggcCCCGGGAGATCGCCGGGCTGcgccagcgcgcgccgccgggcaTGCGCTGCTCCCGCTTCGAGCTCGTGGCCGCCTGCATCTGGCgcagccgcgcggcggcgctcgggtacGCGCCCGGCGAGGAGGTGCGCCTGTCCTTCATCGTGAACGCGCGCGGCCGCCCCGAGATCCCGCTCCCCGAGGGCTTCTACGGGAACGCGTTCGCCTACTCCGTGGCGGCGACCACCGCCGGGGAGCTCTGCGGCAAGGACCTCGGGTACGCGCTGGAGCTGGTGAAGAAGGCCAAGTCGGCGGTGACGTACGACTACCTGCTGTCGGTGGCGGACCTGATGGTGCTCCAGGGGCGGCCGCTGTTCGCGCTGTCGCGGACGTACATCGTGTCGGACGTGAGCCACGCCGGGTTCAAGAGTGTGGACTTCGGGTGGGGGGAGGCCGTCTACGGCGGGCCGGCCAAGGGCGGCGAGGGGCCGCTCCTCGGCGTCACCAACTACTTCTCGAGGGCCAAGAACGGCAAGGGGGAGGAGGGCACCGTGGTGCCCATCTGCCTGCCCAAGGACGCCATGGAGAAGTTCCAGCTCGAGGTCCAAGGACTCACCGCGGAGCTCTag
- the LOC120669498 gene encoding benzyl alcohol O-benzoyltransferase-like, which produces MMDQQATAQHSACREALARALVPYYPLAGRLREEQGRKLVVDCAGQGVLFAADDADLTADDFGDVKSPPFPCFERFILESTTIAGVDRPLLYVQVTRLKCGGFVFGRRICHCLVDAPGAMQFEKAVCEFARGAEAPSLAPTWGRETSMARRPPRPSYRHLEYLEPAGGPDRMMSAPPGDMARVPFFFGPREIAGLRQRAPPHMRGSCSRFELVAAGVWRSQAAALEYAPDEEVRLSFIVNARGRAGIPLPEGFYGNAFGYSVAATTAGELCGRDLGYALELVKKAKAAVTHDYLLSVADLMVLTGRPLFALSRTYIVSDVSHAGFKSVDFGWGEAVYDGPAKGGEGPLPGVTNYFSRAKNGKGEECTVVPVCLPKDAMEKFQLEVEALTAEL; this is translated from the exons ATGATGGATCAGCAGGCAACGGCGCAACACAGTGCGTGCAGGGAGGCGCTGGCCAGGGCGCTCGTCCCGTACTACCCGCTCGCGGGCCGCCTCCGCGAGGAGCAAGGGAGGAAGCTCGTCGTCGACTGCGCCGGCCAGGGCGTCTTGTTCGCGGCGGACGACGCCGACCTCACCGCCGATGACTTCGGCGACGTGAAGAGCCCGCCGTTCCCGTGCTTCGAGCGCTTCATTCTGGAGAGCACCACCATTGCCGGCGTCGACCGGCCCCTGTTGTACGTTCAG GTGACGAGGCTCAAGTGCGGAGGCTTCGTGTTCGGGCGGCGGATCTGCCACTGCCTGGTGGACGCGCCGGGAGCCATGCAGTTCGAGAAGGCCGTCTGCGAGTTCGCGCGGGGCGCCGAGGCGCCGTCGCTGGCGCCAACGTGGGGCAGGGAGAcgtccatggcgcggcggccccCGCGGCCGTCGTACCGGCACCTCGAGTACCTCGAGCCGGCGGGCGGGCCCGACCGGATGATGTCGGCGCCTCCCGGCGACATGGCCCGCGTCCCGTTCTTCTTCGGGCCACGGGAGATCGCCGGGCTGCGCCAGCGCGCGCCCCCGCACATGCGCGGCAGCTGCTCCCGTTTCGAGCTGGTGGCCGCCGGCGTCTGGCGcagccaggcggcggcgctcgagtaCGCGCCCGACGAGGAGGTGCGCCTCTCCTTCATCGTGaacgcgcgcggccgcgccggcaTCCCGCTCCCGGAGGGCTTCTACGGGAACGCGTTCGGGTACTCCGTGGCGGCGACCACCGCCGGGGAGCTCTGCGGCAGGGACCTCGGGTACGC CTTGGAGCTGGTGAAGAAGGCCAAGGCGGCGGTGACGCACGACTACCTGCTGTCGGTGGCGGACCTGATGGTGCTCACGGGGCGGCCGCTGTTCGCGCTGTCGAGGACGTACATCGTGTCGGACGTGAGCCACGCGGGGTTCAAGAGCGTGGACTTCGGGTGGGGGGAGGCCGTCTATGACGGGCCGGCCAAGGGCGGGGAAGGGCCGCTTCCCGGCGTGACCAACTACTTCTCGCGGGCCAAGAACGGCAAGGGGGAGGAGTGCACGGTGGTGCCTGTTTGCCTGCCCAAGGACGCCATGGAGAAGTTCCAGCTTGAGGTGGAAGCCCTCACAGCGGAGCTCTAG
- the LOC120669497 gene encoding uncharacterized protein LOC120669497, producing MDREAGGHHQGAPGELEAAHEHGHRKQRQVPRIRERQRRKSSGLVWAMVILCTLLAIGVIVAGATVFAVYLLYKPKMPYLLVSDARLERLEYGQSGTILDLQLALTIQAENTNSKTDATFSGVSLAVGFHGADVALLRAGTFSVARRSSVPLRYQVVSAGRQLSPDGMQYMDGALRAGVVPLDLFGKARTTWKVGIFASLQFWTRISCRFLFNYPGNGTAMPIDCRSKSP from the coding sequence ATGGACAGAGAGGCGGGAGGCCACCACCAGGGTGCTCCCGGCGAGCTGGAGGCGGCCCACGAGCACGGGCACAGGAAGCAGCGGCAAGTGCCCCGGATccgggagcggcagcggcgcaagAGCTCCGGCCTGGTGTGGGCGATGGTGATCCTGTGCACGCTGCTGGCCATCGGCGTCATCGTGGCCGGCGCCACCGTGTTCGCCGTGTACCTGCTGTACAAGCCCAAGATGCCGTACCTGCTGGTCTCGGACGCGCGGCTAGAGCGCCTCGAGTACGGGCAGTCGGGCACCATCCTGGACCTGCAGCTGGCGCTCACCATCCAGGCCGAGAACACCAACTCCAAGACGGACGCCACCTTCTCCGGGGTCAGCCTCGCCGTCGGCTTCCACGGCGCCGACGTCGCCCTGCTGCGGGCGGGGACCTTCTCCGTGGCGCGCCGCAGCTCCGTGCCGCTGCGGTACCAGGTGGTGTCGGCGGGGCGGCAGCTCAGCCCCGACGGGATGCAGTACATGGATGGCGCGCTCCGGGCCGGCGTCGTGCCGCTCGACCTCTTCGGCAAGGCGCGCACCACCTGGAAGGTGGGCATCTTCGCCTCGCTCCAGTTCTGGACGCGCATCTCCTGCCGCTTCCTCTTCAACtaccccggcaacggcaccgcCATGCCCATCGACTGCCGCTCCAAGTCGCCGTAG